In Legionella lytica, one genomic interval encodes:
- a CDS encoding glycosyltransferase family 4 protein, producing the protein MLNSSMSIYYAPINYRTVTRVAGNTIANDGLLKALVKYGTRSTLSPYIARADFFDDFKKSYELDSPLKTFYPIMQGDIPALKQSGLYMQPDVLINKMAWSRAFMSPDSFSICGLVHALAGMDTAEEVAQLVQAPLHDWDAIICTSIASKRVMENLFNQWYDYLKTRYKEPLKSSLQLPVLPLGIHPEEVSAPELHEVHRNAFRKQYGIAEHDYVVLFVGRLFFYEKAHPIPMYLALEALAQRIGSQSRVHFVQAGWFDKEEHKAHYHKAAQLFCPSVKVHFINDLDTEAKKKAIWPGADVFMSLSDNIQESFGVTPLEAMANRLPVIVSDWDGYRDSVRHEVDGFLIPTVLPPSGCGVDLSLGYLAKGINWLTYAGLTAQMAAVDVGACVNALWQLYLNPELRQQMGAAGYRRVHEHFHWNKVLPRYDALWDELSARRFAATNEAKTAIGVPPLLADPFHTFSGHASTALKSNDYFKPGQTAISQLDTLIANHLGGIGTQQIVSLMYLQQIVAAVQHKMISTQDVVHFVTSRDRTISSGVVVRSLTYLIKYDFIRIGDGAVEQQLMALT; encoded by the coding sequence ATGCTAAATTCTTCAATGAGTATTTATTATGCCCCCATTAATTACCGAACTGTAACACGTGTTGCGGGCAATACTATTGCCAATGACGGTTTACTGAAGGCATTAGTTAAATATGGTACTCGTTCTACATTATCTCCCTATATTGCGCGGGCTGATTTTTTTGATGACTTTAAAAAAAGTTATGAGCTTGATTCTCCGCTCAAAACTTTTTATCCCATTATGCAAGGGGATATCCCCGCATTGAAACAATCTGGTCTTTATATGCAGCCGGATGTTTTGATTAATAAAATGGCTTGGTCTAGGGCGTTTATGAGTCCTGATTCATTTAGTATTTGCGGACTAGTACATGCTTTAGCAGGGATGGATACAGCAGAGGAAGTGGCACAATTAGTGCAAGCACCTTTACATGATTGGGACGCAATAATTTGTACCTCTATCGCATCTAAACGGGTGATGGAGAATTTATTTAACCAATGGTATGACTATCTAAAAACCCGTTATAAAGAGCCGCTAAAGAGTAGCTTACAATTACCTGTACTTCCTTTGGGGATTCATCCTGAAGAGGTTTCTGCCCCAGAACTTCATGAAGTTCATCGTAACGCGTTTCGTAAACAATACGGTATTGCGGAGCATGATTATGTTGTACTCTTTGTTGGTCGTTTATTCTTTTATGAAAAAGCACATCCTATTCCTATGTATTTGGCCTTGGAGGCTTTGGCCCAACGCATAGGCTCTCAAAGCCGAGTTCATTTTGTGCAAGCAGGGTGGTTTGATAAGGAAGAACATAAAGCTCATTATCATAAGGCGGCCCAATTATTTTGTCCTTCAGTGAAGGTACACTTTATTAATGATTTGGATACAGAAGCAAAGAAAAAAGCCATTTGGCCTGGAGCAGATGTATTCATGTCTTTATCAGACAATATTCAGGAAAGTTTTGGGGTTACTCCTTTAGAAGCCATGGCGAATAGACTACCGGTAATTGTTTCTGATTGGGATGGTTATAGAGACAGCGTTCGTCATGAGGTAGATGGTTTTCTGATTCCTACTGTTTTGCCTCCATCGGGTTGTGGTGTGGATTTAAGCTTAGGTTATTTAGCTAAAGGGATTAATTGGTTAACTTATGCGGGATTGACCGCACAAATGGCTGCTGTTGATGTGGGGGCTTGCGTGAATGCATTGTGGCAGTTGTATCTAAATCCTGAACTCAGGCAGCAAATGGGGGCTGCTGGATATCGCCGTGTTCATGAGCATTTTCACTGGAATAAAGTCTTACCACGTTATGATGCCTTGTGGGATGAGCTTTCAGCAAGACGTTTTGCTGCCACAAATGAAGCGAAAACAGCAATCGGAGTTCCTCCCTTGCTTGCCGATCCTTTTCATACGTTTTCCGGCCATGCCAGTACAGCATTAAAATCCAATGATTACTTTAAACCAGGTCAGACAGCGATTTCTCAATTAGATACATTAATCGCAAATCATTTAGGCGGAATAGGGACACAACAGATTGTCTCCCTTATGTATTTACAGCAAATTGTTGCCGCTGTTCAGCATAAAATGATAAGTACTCAAGATGTTGTCCATTTTGTTACTAGTCGGGATCGAACGATTTCCTCAGGAGTGGTTGTGCGTAGTTTAACGTATTTAATAAAGTATGATTTTATTAGGATAGGAGATGGGGCTGTTGAACAGCAACTAATGGCACTTACATAA
- a CDS encoding inverse autotransporter beta domain-containing protein, with product MQYPRRKISQPVPSLVLTSILIATTVNPINSVWAFGGPWKPRQTLNIQGGHGLQDYYDALLPISGDAERMFYVNGAFAGTHHETGGDLGLGYRQIILNNEYVIGGYALMGRYQTNYHNMFTQLTLGTEIFGTIWEGRAHLYQPTSRRNKFVSTRSEGFSFQGHKLLGIQTTTYEHAEGGADVEVGRVVPWIPKLRGFAGYYRNGIGNDRKNVNGGYGRFEYRYNNHFTFTLSDAYDNFQGNFFAIGVRMSIGSLEGTVPLTAEQRMTDYSVRRRNVFTYTSNYSVPFTSVENFYFVAGQSTSGNGTFETPYGTIQEAITAANSGGNTNNYVYVCNCSNTSSYTYDLGGQLNIGPNTKLIGSGGSFSYNNITVPSLCGNARPTLVGSLYLPGNNELTNFNITGTGTTQNAGVIVSGQNVTLSNLSIYSYTGPNGANGTNGADGDYGSDGANGTSGNNGTNAYGIFISNSSNVLISNVTVTDINGGNGGLGGNGGNGGPNSGNSTNGGSGADGGSGGDAWGIAINNSSLVTLNQVVISNLLGGNGNLGGSGGSGLSSDIFSAGNGGGSGNGGNGGNAGGLSLNSGASISINALNISGTLTGGNAGVGGTGGTGSVGTEPFFPTPISGMGGNGGNGGNGGNGGSAVGISIIDTSSISASGVTLSGSYSAGAAAAGGNGGAGGDGGDAFLSGTAGGNGGDGGAAGNGGNGGDAYGIQSNSGTINANFEETLTASSGASAGTAGTGGAAGTGNGAPNGQAGAPGAAGQNGTDGTTSNTAP from the coding sequence TCAACCTGTACCCTCTTTAGTTTTAACCAGTATACTAATCGCCACCACAGTAAATCCAATAAACTCGGTGTGGGCTTTTGGCGGCCCATGGAAACCACGACAAACGCTAAATATTCAGGGTGGCCACGGCCTCCAAGATTATTACGATGCTCTTCTGCCTATTTCTGGTGATGCAGAAAGAATGTTTTACGTTAACGGAGCGTTTGCAGGCACTCATCATGAAACTGGTGGTGATCTCGGACTTGGTTATCGTCAAATTATACTCAACAATGAATACGTAATTGGTGGTTATGCCCTCATGGGACGCTATCAAACCAATTACCATAACATGTTTACTCAATTAACTCTCGGTACAGAGATTTTTGGAACGATTTGGGAAGGACGAGCACATTTATATCAACCCACAAGCAGAAGAAATAAATTTGTAAGTACACGTTCAGAAGGATTCAGTTTTCAGGGCCACAAATTATTAGGTATTCAAACGACAACCTATGAACATGCAGAGGGTGGCGCCGATGTCGAAGTTGGACGAGTAGTTCCATGGATTCCTAAACTACGAGGTTTTGCAGGATACTATCGTAATGGTATAGGCAACGACAGGAAGAATGTTAATGGCGGTTATGGACGTTTTGAATACCGTTATAATAACCACTTTACCTTTACCCTAAGTGATGCCTACGATAATTTTCAAGGTAATTTCTTTGCCATTGGGGTGAGAATGAGTATCGGCAGCCTCGAAGGTACAGTGCCTTTAACTGCTGAACAACGCATGACTGATTACTCAGTAAGACGTCGTAATGTATTTACTTACACCAGTAATTACAGTGTACCGTTTACCTCTGTAGAAAACTTTTATTTTGTTGCTGGCCAGTCAACTTCCGGCAACGGAACCTTTGAAACGCCCTATGGAACGATTCAAGAAGCAATAACCGCAGCGAATTCCGGTGGAAACACCAATAACTATGTCTATGTATGCAATTGCAGTAACACATCTAGCTATACTTATGATTTAGGTGGGCAATTAAACATAGGACCGAATACCAAGCTCATTGGCTCAGGTGGAAGCTTTTCTTACAATAATATAACCGTACCCTCTTTATGTGGAAATGCACGACCTACTTTAGTGGGTAGCCTCTATCTTCCAGGAAATAATGAGCTAACTAACTTCAATATTACAGGGACTGGAACTACTCAAAATGCGGGTGTAATCGTTTCAGGACAGAATGTTACGCTTAGTAACCTCAGTATTTACAGTTATACAGGACCTAATGGGGCTAATGGAACTAATGGGGCAGACGGGGATTATGGTTCTGATGGAGCTAATGGAACATCAGGAAATAATGGAACTAATGCCTATGGTATTTTCATCAGCAACTCATCTAATGTGCTGATTAGCAACGTTACTGTAACTGATATTAATGGCGGTAATGGTGGACTTGGTGGTAATGGCGGTAATGGTGGCCCGAACAGTGGTAACTCCACTAATGGCGGATCTGGTGCTGATGGTGGTAGTGGCGGTGACGCTTGGGGTATTGCTATTAATAACAGCAGCTTAGTTACTTTAAACCAGGTTGTAATTTCTAACCTACTTGGCGGCAATGGTAATTTAGGTGGTTCTGGTGGGAGTGGTTTATCTAGTGACATATTCTCAGCAGGTAATGGTGGTGGGTCAGGTAATGGTGGAAATGGTGGAAATGCTGGAGGATTATCACTAAATTCCGGTGCTTCTATTTCCATCAATGCGTTAAACATCAGCGGAACCCTTACGGGAGGTAATGCAGGAGTAGGTGGTACAGGTGGTACAGGCAGTGTAGGTACTGAACCCTTTTTCCCCACTCCTATTAGTGGTATGGGGGGTAATGGCGGTAATGGCGGTAATGGCGGTAATGGTGGAAGTGCTGTAGGTATTTCAATCATTGATACCTCCTCCATATCCGCTTCTGGAGTCACTTTAAGTGGGTCTTATAGTGCAGGTGCAGCCGCCGCTGGCGGTAATGGAGGTGCAGGTGGCGACGGAGGTGATGCTTTCCTCTCAGGTACTGCGGGTGGTAATGGTGGTGATGGTGGCGCTGCGGGTAATGGTGGTAATGGTGGTGATGCTTACGGCATACAATCTAATAGTGGAACCATTAATGCAAACTTTGAAGAAACGCTAACCGCCTCTTCTGGAGCAAGTGCAGGTACGGCTGGCACTGGCGGTGCAGCAGGTACAGGTAACGGAGCGCCCAATGGACAAGCAGGGGCTCCAGGAGCTGCAGGTCAGAATGGAACTGATGGAACAACAAGTAATACGGCTCCCTAA